The Psychrobacter sp. 28M-43 genome segment CACATTACCTGGTTTCAATTTGCATTTGAATTTTAAAGATATGAAAGACAATGATTATCAAGATATTAGAGCTCGTTTAAATTTTGCGCTGGAACGCATAGAGCAAGAGGAAGAAAAAGTAGTAAAGAGCATAGCTGCAGAAAGTAAGCGTGAGAACGCCAATCGCAAGTAAGCGTTTCAAGTTTAATGTCTCAAATTCCTATATAGAAAAAGGCCAGCTATCACATAGCTGGCCTTTTTTAATCTTAACTAGGAAGTATTATCAGTGTTTAATGATTTTCTTTAGCATGATTGAGGGTATATTTAGGAACTTCGATGGTCAAATCCTCATCATCAAGCATGACCTGACAAGATAAACGTGAGTCAGGCTCTAGTCCCCAAGCACGATCAAGCAGATCCGCTTCAATATCATCCATCTCATCTAAACTGTTGAAACCCTTGCGTACTACAACATGGCATGTAGTACAAGCTTTTGACATCTCACAAGCATGCTCGATTTTGATGCCTTTTTCTAATAGTGCCTTGCATAAGTTTTCACCAGCTTGTAGCTCAACTTCTGCGCCTTCAGGGCAAATTTCGTGATGGGGTAGTACGGTAACTTTTGGCATAAATTATCTGTCCGATGCTAATCAATTTAAAAAATATTAGAAGTTAGCTTAACGTGTCAGCTAAGCGATATATGTCGATGTATTTATTACCAGTCTTTGGCACTAGTACCGGCCATACTGGTCTTGACGCTCTGATTCATAATACGTGCAGCAAAGGCATCACTATGCGGCTTAAGCTGAGCTTGTTGTGCTTCAATAAGCGCTAAGTCATCAGTGCTAAGAGAGTTACGTAGCGCTTGTATATGCTTTGCTAGTAACTGTTGTTCTTCAGTAGAAAGCAACGCCGCAAATTCGTTAAGTGCCGACTCTAGAGCAAGTACTTCACGTTCCGCTTCTACTTTGGTCTCAATTAAAGAACGCGCATTTTTGTCTTCTTCTGCGTGCTTAAATCCTGCAATCAGCAACTGTTCTTTTTGCTCATCTGATAGACCATAAGAAGGCACAATCTCGATTTTGCTTTCTGTTTTGGTCGTCGTCTCTTGGGCACTGACAGTAAGCTGACCGTTGGCATCAATACTAAAGGTAACTTCGATACGAGCAAACCCAGCTTTCATTGGCGGGATACCATACAGCTCAAAACGTCCAAGTGAGCGACAGTTTTCTACCGTTTCACGCTCACCTTGCACCACGTGAATCACCATGCCTGTTTGACCATCTTGATAAGTGGTAAACACTTGACGTTTCTTCACAGGGATAGGCGTGTTGCGTGGGATGAGTACTTCAACCAAACCGCCCATGGTCTCAAGACCTAATGATAATGGCGTCACGTCCAATAACAATAAATTGTTGTCACTATCGCCATTGACCAATTGATGAGCAGTCTGGGCAGCACCTAAAGCAACAACCTCATCTGGATTTAGACGGCAAAGTGGCTGCTTAGCAAAAAATTCAGTCACGACTTGCTGTACTGCAGGCATACGAGTCGAACCGCCCACTAAGATAACTTCATCTAGATCTGTAGTAGACAGCTTGGCATCGCGTAGGACTTGTTCGCACACACTGAGCGTACGGCGACTGACAGGCTCTACAATCGTTAGTACATCTGTACGGCTTAATACGCCTTGATAAGACTGACCATTGACAACCACATTGATGTCCACTTGCTCAGCGTCAGTCAATGCTTGTTTATAAGCTTTGGCTTGTTGAGCTAGTATTGATTTGTCATGCAGGCTTACGTCTTTTGGATCGATATTTAATTGTTTAATGATCCAATTGGTAATAAGACGATCGATATCGTCACCGCCTAGTGCGCTATTACCACCAGTTGCCAATACTTCAAAGACACCGTCGGTAAGCTTTAAGATAGAGACGTCAAAAGTACCACCGCCCAAATCATAGATTAAGTAATAGCTCTCTTTTTGACTGTCTTCTGATGATTGGTCAAGACCATAAGCGACCGCAGCCGCTGTTGGTTCATTCAACAGGCGAAGTACTTTGATGCCCGCTGCTTGAGCGGCATCTTTGGTTGCTTGACGCTGTGCTTCATCAAAATAAGCGGGAACCGTAATCACGGCACCTTCAATGCTATCTGCAGGTAAAGCGCTTGCTGCACGTTGCTCAAGAGCGGCTAGTATACGCGCCGATACTGCAACAGGAGAAACCTCACCTTGAGCAGTTACAAAGGCGGGCATATCATCTTTATTACCAGACAGCTCATAAGGGTGAGAGAATTTGATATCAGCTTGACTACGACCCATAAAACGCTTAGCCGAGACGATCGTATTTTTTGGATCATCCGCTAAATGCGCTAGGGCGTCATAGCCAACCAATGGCGTACCAGTAGCTGGATAATAGACAACAGACGGTAATAATGTATCTGTCGCTGAGCCTGCCTCTAAGACTTGTGCCTTACCTGAACGCACCACAGCAACCAACGAGCGTGTAGTACCGAGGTCGATGCCCAAGCCAAATTTATGTTGGTGAGGTTGAGCGCTTTGATTGGGTTCAGCAATTTGCATTAAAGACATAAGGATAACTCAGAGATAAAATGAATAAGTGAAATGGAGCAAATATAGCATACGCAGTACGAGAGCTTAACGTCGGTAATCTCATTCCATGGAATACGGATTCTGACAGTTTGATGCGCTTAGACTCAAAGATTATACGGTATCACGGTCACTATTTTAACCAAATATATAGAATCTAGCTTGTTAGTGAGAGCCATAACTACAGATGTTTAGACGTATAAGTCATCGTCATCTGAATGCGATGAATTTGCAACATCATCAAGCCCAGTTGTCACATCAGCATTTAGCTTAACTAAAAATTTTAGCTTCTGTGTCGCATCAATCGCTGTTTGCCAATCTTGATTTTGATAAGCATTATTAAAGCGCTCAGATTGATTTGCTAGACGATTTGTAATTTGAGGATGTAATTGCTGCAAGGCTACAAGATCTTTGTCTTCGATAGCATCATCTAGATCCATACGCATCTGCATCGCATCTTCTAAAAAGTCTAAATCTGCGATTGAGTGCTCTAAGTTTTGTGCTTGATCTGCCATATCTAATAAATAACCAGCACGGCTATCAGGAGCGCTTAGCGTTTGATACGCTTGATTAATTAAAGCCGACGCTTTTTCAGACTGCAACTGTGCTTGAACCATATCGGTCTGATTTTTGGCAACATTATCAGGATGATAGCGTTTCTGCAGCAGGCGCAAACGTTGCTCTAGACTGTTTTGATTGATTTCAAATTGTACAGGCTGCTCAAATAGGGCAAAGAAGTTATCAAACTGTGGTTCTGAAGTAATATCTGTCATAATCTGATGCCTTGCTTTTTTATTTATTTTTGAATTCATGACCTAGCTAAGAATATCTGAATCGCTTGGGTACTTAATTACATTAACCTTTCTTCATAGCGATAGTAGAGATACTGCACTATTTCTATGCAAGTTTGCTGAAGCATAAATCTATCAGTTTTCAGCCATTGAACAATTAAACTGTAAAGGACTCACCGCAACCACATTCACCTTTCTGGTTAGGGTTGGTGAATTTAAAGCCTTCGTTTAAACCTTCTTTTTCGTAATCCATTAACAAGCCGTCTAAATATACTAGGCTTTTAG includes the following:
- the fdx gene encoding ISC system 2Fe-2S type ferredoxin codes for the protein MPKVTVLPHHEICPEGAEVELQAGENLCKALLEKGIKIEHACEMSKACTTCHVVVRKGFNSLDEMDDIEADLLDRAWGLEPDSRLSCQVMLDDEDLTIEVPKYTLNHAKENH
- the hscA gene encoding Fe-S protein assembly chaperone HscA, yielding MSLMQIAEPNQSAQPHQHKFGLGIDLGTTRSLVAVVRSGKAQVLEAGSATDTLLPSVVYYPATGTPLVGYDALAHLADDPKNTIVSAKRFMGRSQADIKFSHPYELSGNKDDMPAFVTAQGEVSPVAVSARILAALEQRAASALPADSIEGAVITVPAYFDEAQRQATKDAAQAAGIKVLRLLNEPTAAAVAYGLDQSSEDSQKESYYLIYDLGGGTFDVSILKLTDGVFEVLATGGNSALGGDDIDRLITNWIIKQLNIDPKDVSLHDKSILAQQAKAYKQALTDAEQVDINVVVNGQSYQGVLSRTDVLTIVEPVSRRTLSVCEQVLRDAKLSTTDLDEVILVGGSTRMPAVQQVVTEFFAKQPLCRLNPDEVVALGAAQTAHQLVNGDSDNNLLLLDVTPLSLGLETMGGLVEVLIPRNTPIPVKKRQVFTTYQDGQTGMVIHVVQGERETVENCRSLGRFELYGIPPMKAGFARIEVTFSIDANGQLTVSAQETTTKTESKIEIVPSYGLSDEQKEQLLIAGFKHAEEDKNARSLIETKVEAEREVLALESALNEFAALLSTEEQQLLAKHIQALRNSLSTDDLALIEAQQAQLKPHSDAFAARIMNQSVKTSMAGTSAKDW
- the hscB gene encoding Fe-S protein assembly co-chaperone HscB, with amino-acid sequence MTDITSEPQFDNFFALFEQPVQFEINQNSLEQRLRLLQKRYHPDNVAKNQTDMVQAQLQSEKASALINQAYQTLSAPDSRAGYLLDMADQAQNLEHSIADLDFLEDAMQMRMDLDDAIEDKDLVALQQLHPQITNRLANQSERFNNAYQNQDWQTAIDATQKLKFLVKLNADVTTGLDDVANSSHSDDDDLYV